A section of the Clostridia bacterium genome encodes:
- a CDS encoding GAF domain-containing sensor histidine kinase, whose translation MDRGEAEAGPCLVLVYRSSAFFRFGHRLRECLEGVLSTATSYFGFGEAHLLLLRSGHKAVYLCAGEAAGRGREQYLAGLEDRPLLELSPEAGTNLPMILRAGDPVGVIEVGIFHADGEQARALLHKVVPLARHIADLIQDSLFRPQKRSHLRRLAVWLETVSAISSTLDLKQVLHLVTQLAADLLRGRCSILLLDEETQTLVPEVAVGVYDPVLKKKFKNLKGRQPFPAIVRALKTQRPVVVTPENMDELIPPDVTTAFELQWTVYAPIVIRGRGVGVMQVDRPPYPSAVGSPFSREEIEIIAAMAKETGIALENAQLVEALARKEQTLHSLVNKIITAQEDERKRVAGEIHDGVIQALLGIWYRLQRLTSQAGGTPAAEFWSELERLRDELGGQIQDIRRIVYNLRPSVLDNYGLVPAIQAYIETLQAGSGPLIEMVSRGTDRRLPANIEITLYRVLQEALANVIKHAQATVVRVELTTEAEAVTLEVKDNGRGFSAPPGTWAQGQQHLGLASIEERVLLVGGTCQIRSRPGQGTTVKVVIPVSGSQERPAVGLSRGGG comes from the coding sequence GTGGACCGAGGCGAGGCCGAGGCTGGTCCCTGCTTGGTCTTGGTCTACCGTAGCTCCGCCTTTTTCCGTTTCGGTCATCGCTTACGAGAATGCCTGGAGGGCGTGCTTTCCACCGCCACGTCCTACTTTGGATTCGGCGAGGCTCACCTGCTGCTCCTGCGGAGTGGCCACAAGGCCGTGTACCTTTGCGCCGGCGAGGCCGCCGGCCGGGGCCGGGAGCAATACTTGGCCGGTTTGGAGGACCGCCCCCTTTTGGAGCTTTCCCCCGAGGCCGGGACCAACCTGCCCATGATTCTGCGGGCCGGGGATCCGGTCGGGGTTATCGAGGTGGGCATTTTTCACGCCGACGGCGAGCAGGCGCGAGCGCTGCTCCACAAGGTAGTCCCCCTGGCCCGCCACATAGCCGACCTGATTCAGGACTCCCTCTTCCGGCCGCAAAAGCGTTCCCACCTGCGGCGGCTGGCGGTGTGGCTGGAAACGGTCAGCGCCATCAGCTCTACCCTGGATCTGAAGCAGGTGCTGCACCTGGTAACCCAACTGGCCGCCGATCTCCTGCGGGGGCGTTGCTCCATTCTCTTGCTGGACGAGGAAACCCAAACCCTGGTTCCGGAAGTGGCGGTGGGGGTCTACGATCCGGTACTGAAGAAGAAGTTCAAGAACCTAAAAGGACGCCAGCCATTTCCGGCCATCGTGCGGGCCTTGAAGACCCAGCGTCCGGTGGTAGTGACCCCGGAGAACATGGACGAGTTGATCCCTCCCGACGTGACCACGGCCTTCGAGCTGCAGTGGACGGTGTACGCGCCGATCGTGATCCGGGGCCGGGGCGTAGGGGTGATGCAGGTGGACCGGCCTCCGTATCCCTCGGCGGTGGGCTCGCCTTTCTCCCGGGAGGAGATTGAGATTATTGCCGCCATGGCCAAGGAGACCGGCATCGCCCTGGAGAACGCCCAGCTGGTCGAGGCCCTGGCGCGCAAGGAGCAGACCCTGCACAGCCTGGTCAACAAGATCATCACCGCCCAGGAAGACGAGCGCAAACGGGTGGCAGGCGAAATCCACGACGGCGTTATTCAGGCCCTGTTGGGTATCTGGTACCGGCTGCAGCGGCTGACCTCCCAGGCGGGCGGTACGCCTGCAGCCGAGTTCTGGTCCGAACTAGAGCGCCTGCGGGACGAACTCGGGGGCCAGATACAGGACATCCGCCGCATCGTCTACAACCTGAGGCCATCGGTGCTCGATAACTACGGTTTGGTTCCCGCCATCCAGGCCTACATAGAGACTCTGCAGGCCGGTTCCGGTCCGCTCATCGAGATGGTCAGCCGGGGGACGGACCGCCGTCTGCCGGCCAACATCGAAATCACCCTGTACAGGGTGCTGCAGGAAGCGCTGGCCAACGTCATCAAACATGCCCAGGCCACCGTGGTACGGGTGGAACTCACTACGGAGGCGGAGGCCGTGACTTTGGAGGTTAAGGACAACGGGCGCGGCTTCAGCGCTCCGCCCGGTACCTGGGCTCAGGGGCAGCAGCATCTGGGACTGGCGAGCATCGAGGAGCGGGTGTTGCTGGTAGGCGGAACCTGCCAGATTCGCTCTCGGCCCGGCCAGGGCACTACGGTCAAGGTGGTTATTCCCGTTTCCGGTTCGCAGGAACGGCCGGCGGTCGGTCTAAGTAGAGGAGGAGGCTAG
- a CDS encoding response regulator transcription factor — MAVRVMIVDDHPMVREGLVAMLGPYSDLEVVATCADGEEAVVAAPSVLPDVILMDIRMGGLNGFETTRRILGENPRVKVLFLTIYEDAESIRQALQAGGSGYILKQVTQEKLVEAIRRVYRGEKVIDPELFGRVVNDYARLAQGVGADAAAGAEELTVREQEILRLLARGLTNKEIAAATHLATDTVKTHLRNIYRKLGVRNRSQAVSVALKLFHR; from the coding sequence TTGGCGGTCAGGGTGATGATAGTGGACGATCACCCTATGGTACGGGAGGGGCTGGTGGCCATGCTCGGTCCCTATTCCGATCTGGAGGTGGTCGCCACCTGTGCCGACGGCGAGGAGGCGGTGGTCGCGGCGCCGAGCGTATTGCCGGACGTGATACTGATGGATATCCGGATGGGCGGTCTCAACGGGTTTGAGACCACCAGGCGCATCCTGGGCGAAAACCCCCGGGTAAAAGTGCTCTTCCTGACCATTTACGAGGACGCCGAATCCATCCGCCAGGCCCTGCAGGCGGGGGGGAGCGGGTACATTCTCAAGCAGGTTACCCAGGAGAAGCTGGTGGAGGCCATCCGCCGGGTCTACCGGGGCGAAAAGGTGATCGACCCGGAGCTTTTCGGCCGCGTGGTGAACGACTACGCCCGTCTGGCCCAGGGAGTGGGGGCGGACGCGGCGGCAGGAGCCGAGGAGCTTACGGTTCGGGAGCAGGAAATCCTGCGTCTTTTGGCCCGGGGCTTGACCAACAAGGAAATCGCCGCGGCCACGCATCTGGCCACCGATACGGTTAAGACCCATCTGCGCAACATCTACCGCAAGCTGGGGGTGAGGAACCGCTCCCAGGCGGTTTCCGTGGCCCTCAAGCTGTTTCACCGATAG
- a CDS encoding LysM domain-containing protein, whose protein sequence is MAENEALWAGGEYFWRRYILHVIQRDDTFYNLARRYCVDLDEILRLNPCADPENLQIGQIVMIPCPRRRRDDRCDDPPGYYTEK, encoded by the coding sequence ATGGCGGAGAACGAAGCCCTTTGGGCCGGCGGCGAATACTTTTGGCGCCGGTATATCTTGCACGTGATCCAGCGGGACGACACTTTCTACAACCTGGCCCGCCGCTACTGCGTAGATCTGGACGAGATCCTGCGCCTCAATCCCTGCGCCGACCCGGAGAACCTGCAGATCGGCCAGATAGTAATGATCCCCTGCCCGCGGCGCCGCCGTGACGACCGTTGTGACGACCCGCCCGGATACTACACCGAGAAATAA
- a CDS encoding DNA internalization-related competence protein ComEC/Rec2, producing METRPLVIVTLAFAAGVAAGYGSSWPLSFLGLVTGLAGVAAALVYSSLGGPGKSREKPAKGTASQEADTGSVAELGPVGSQRNPVAAFTNGPLVSLLLVALFFFLGAAWARLDTASKKSTLLDDLHTHLYLTGRVAEEPKVYANRTVYVLEAWEARQENWRETLKEKVELVVYRPLERSANTAQEPAGDEIPQAATPRPTNRTVVTHVPYPSYRYGDVLRVYGQLRLPPTARNPGEFDYRAYLARRGVFTRMSVEPTDVRLLGHRPKNLILEWVYGVKTRALAVIESALPAREAGTLAAVLFGDQERLDEEDVEVYRTLGTYHVFAVSGQQVGFVLFLALVLARLPGGAPALQLALGGLLILFYMVLTGFTPSVTRAGIMALVGLGAMVREEEADPYTALAAATLVILLWRPYELLGPGLLLSLAATWGIIYLNPTLEATVSVLPPWRRYLTVTVAAQTGVAWLIAYYFQLFSPGALLANLLVLPAIGAVTILGMLLIPLAGLWPAMAGALTLACGGLLDGLGSLLAALSEVRGLALTVPRPGPWSAALYFGGLILAREAWCQRARIPWKRLWPVPVTALLLALLAACLPLGTPRLEVVFLDVGQGDAIYLRTPGGRHVLIDAGGPPPGRQSNYDPGAKTVVPFLQRRGVRHLDLVISTHPHGDHIEGLFSVLEKIPASLVLLPPQSCFGASYEAFTAFLDSRHLPYREVRRSHRILLDPEVELVVLNPPAPGDGLNLTKEWTENDYSLVVKCTYKETGFLLTGDIQAAAMQDLRQADALGALPSSLKSTVFKVPHHGSANGLAEDFLAAVDPQVVVISVGEGNDFGHPSPQVLAFWRARSVPLYRTDEHGAVTFISDGCRLAVRTVLP from the coding sequence ATGGAAACGCGTCCCCTAGTAATAGTTACTCTGGCCTTTGCCGCCGGGGTCGCGGCGGGGTACGGATCTTCTTGGCCCTTGAGCTTCCTGGGCCTGGTGACCGGTCTGGCCGGGGTGGCGGCCGCGCTGGTCTATAGCTCCTTGGGCGGCCCCGGCAAATCTCGGGAGAAGCCCGCTAAGGGTACTGCTTCCCAAGAAGCAGATACAGGTTCGGTTGCGGAGTTGGGCCCCGTGGGCTCCCAGAGAAACCCCGTTGCCGCCTTCACTAATGGGCCTCTGGTCTCCCTGCTCCTGGTGGCGTTGTTCTTTTTCCTGGGCGCGGCCTGGGCCCGGTTGGATACGGCCTCCAAGAAATCCACCCTCCTGGACGACCTTCACACCCACCTCTACCTTACCGGCCGGGTGGCGGAAGAGCCCAAGGTCTACGCCAACCGCACCGTCTACGTGCTGGAGGCGTGGGAAGCCCGCCAGGAGAACTGGCGGGAAACGCTCAAGGAGAAGGTAGAGCTGGTCGTATATCGACCGCTCGAAAGGTCGGCAAATACCGCCCAGGAACCGGCAGGTGACGAAATCCCCCAGGCCGCCACTCCACGCCCGACCAACCGGACAGTCGTCACGCACGTCCCTTATCCGAGCTACCGCTACGGCGACGTGCTGCGGGTTTACGGGCAGCTCAGGCTCCCTCCCACCGCCCGCAACCCGGGCGAGTTCGACTACCGCGCCTACCTGGCCCGGCGCGGGGTCTTCACCCGCATGAGCGTGGAGCCGACCGACGTGCGCCTGCTGGGCCACCGGCCGAAGAACCTCATCCTCGAGTGGGTGTACGGCGTAAAGACGCGGGCGCTGGCGGTCATCGAGTCGGCCCTGCCGGCCCGGGAGGCGGGCACCCTGGCCGCCGTGCTCTTCGGCGACCAGGAGCGACTCGACGAGGAAGACGTGGAAGTATACAGGACCTTAGGCACGTATCACGTGTTCGCCGTGAGCGGCCAGCAGGTGGGCTTCGTGCTCTTTCTGGCCCTGGTGCTGGCCCGCCTGCCGGGTGGCGCCCCGGCCCTGCAGTTGGCCCTGGGCGGGTTGCTGATCCTTTTTTACATGGTCCTGACCGGCTTCACCCCCTCCGTGACCCGGGCGGGGATAATGGCCCTGGTGGGGCTGGGGGCAATGGTCCGGGAGGAGGAGGCCGACCCGTACACGGCCCTGGCCGCAGCCACCCTGGTAATTCTCCTCTGGCGACCCTACGAACTCCTGGGCCCCGGGTTGCTGCTGTCCCTGGCCGCCACCTGGGGAATAATCTACCTGAACCCCACGCTCGAAGCCACGGTCTCGGTACTGCCTCCCTGGCGCAGGTACCTGACCGTTACCGTGGCCGCCCAGACCGGGGTAGCCTGGCTCATTGCCTACTACTTTCAGCTGTTTTCCCCCGGAGCGTTGCTGGCCAACCTGTTAGTCCTGCCGGCCATAGGGGCGGTAACCATCCTGGGGATGCTGCTCATACCTCTGGCCGGGTTGTGGCCGGCGATGGCCGGTGCTCTTACCCTGGCCTGCGGGGGGCTATTGGACGGACTGGGTTCTCTGCTGGCCGCCCTCTCCGAAGTCAGGGGCCTGGCCCTGACCGTGCCCCGGCCTGGCCCCTGGAGCGCGGCCCTCTACTTCGGCGGCCTGATCTTGGCCCGCGAGGCCTGGTGCCAACGGGCCCGGATACCCTGGAAGCGCCTGTGGCCGGTGCCGGTTACGGCGCTCCTCCTGGCCCTGCTCGCCGCCTGCCTGCCGCTCGGTACCCCCCGGCTGGAGGTGGTATTCCTCGACGTGGGCCAGGGGGATGCGATCTACCTCCGTACCCCCGGGGGCCGGCACGTGCTGATCGACGCCGGGGGCCCGCCGCCAGGGCGGCAATCCAACTACGATCCGGGAGCGAAGACGGTGGTGCCGTTCCTGCAGCGGCGCGGGGTCCGGCACCTGGACCTGGTGATCAGCACCCACCCGCACGGTGATCATATCGAGGGGCTATTCTCCGTCCTGGAGAAAATCCCGGCCTCCCTGGTGCTGCTGCCGCCCCAATCCTGCTTTGGCGCTTCCTATGAAGCCTTTACCGCCTTCCTCGATAGCCGACACCTCCCCTACCGGGAGGTAAGACGCAGCCACCGCATCTTACTGGACCCGGAGGTGGAGCTGGTGGTTCTCAACCCCCCTGCCCCGGGCGACGGCCTCAACCTAACGAAGGAGTGGACGGAAAACGACTATTCCCTGGTGGTGAAATGTACCTACAAAGAGACCGGCTTCCTGCTCACCGGAGATATTCAGGCGGCAGCCATGCAGGATCTACGCCAGGCAGATGCCCTTGGCGCCCTGCCTAGTAGCTTGAAGAGCACAGTCTTTAAGGTGCCCCACCACGGCAGCGCCAACGGTCTGGCGGAGGATTTTCTGGCCGCAGTCGACCCGCAGGTGGTCGTTATCTCCGTGGGGGAAGGCAACGATTTCGGCCACCCCTCCCCACAGGTTCTCGCCTTCTGGCGTGCCCGCTCCGTTCCCCTCTACCGCACCGATGAACACGGCGCCGTCACCTTCATAAGCGACGGCTGCCGCCTGGCGGTGAGAACGGTCCTGCCCTAA
- a CDS encoding carbon storage regulator, which yields MGEPIPFGEQVRPGIEAPPDVTVYREELAGREPGASPEEESADESGAGAATV from the coding sequence ATAGGAGAACCCATACCTTTTGGGGAGCAAGTAAGGCCGGGGATAGAAGCGCCACCGGACGTTACCGTGTACCGGGAAGAGTTGGCGGGGCGGGAGCCGGGTGCCTCGCCGGAAGAGGAGAGCGCGGACGAGTCGGGCGCCGGCGCCGCGACCGTTTGA
- a CDS encoding ABC transporter ATP-binding protein, protein MADCMLEVIEVSKHFGGVKALDKVSFRVYRNEVVGLIGPNGSGKTTLLDVISGHTAATGGRVLFRGKDITRLGAASIARLGIRRSFQTTSLFQDCTVLDNLLIACHLQDKRHLLDFKNQKKHELDLEREANGVLEFVEIPRSYAKRMVSELSTADQRRLMVAMAIINQPSMILLDEPSAGMIVSERDDFKQILAKTRDRGITILIVEHHVRLLSEICDRLVVLNFGRVIADGSPQEVQQDPVVIEAYLGRSAAVCAS, encoded by the coding sequence ATGGCGGATTGCATGCTTGAAGTAATAGAAGTAAGCAAGCACTTTGGGGGCGTTAAAGCCCTCGATAAGGTCAGTTTTAGAGTGTACCGCAATGAGGTGGTTGGTCTAATAGGGCCGAACGGTTCGGGTAAAACGACACTCTTAGATGTAATTTCGGGGCATACTGCGGCAACCGGCGGCAGGGTTCTGTTTAGGGGAAAGGATATTACGCGTCTTGGTGCTGCGTCGATTGCCCGGCTGGGAATCCGAAGGTCCTTTCAGACAACCAGTCTCTTTCAGGACTGTACCGTATTGGACAACCTCTTGATTGCTTGTCATCTCCAAGACAAACGTCACCTGCTGGATTTCAAAAATCAGAAGAAACATGAGTTAGATTTAGAGAGGGAAGCGAACGGCGTACTCGAGTTTGTAGAGATTCCACGGTCTTATGCCAAGCGCATGGTGTCCGAGCTAAGTACGGCTGACCAACGCCGATTGATGGTAGCAATGGCAATTATTAACCAACCATCGATGATTCTATTGGACGAACCGTCGGCAGGCATGATTGTGAGTGAACGGGATGATTTCAAACAGATTCTGGCTAAAACACGTGACCGCGGCATTACCATCTTGATTGTGGAGCACCACGTACGTCTATTGTCCGAGATCTGCGACCGGCTGGTTGTTCTTAACTTCGGACGGGTGATTGCCGACGGAAGTCCGCAAGAGGTACAACAGGATCCCGTTGTAATTGAAGCGTACCTGGGAAGGAGTGCCGCCGTCTGCGCCTCATGA
- a CDS encoding ABC transporter ATP-binding protein, giving the protein MLSVEDLHVAWGDIEVVHGVDFAAREGGITVILGPNGAGKTSIMKAVMGMARITKGVIRFEGVDITRLSTKERMRRGIALCPEGRLVFPALSVRENLELGAYLRADKSGIQEDLDRFFTWFPILKERCNQPAGNLSGGEQQMLAVARMLMSRPKLALLDEPSLGLAPMLVERIGEYIRRINQEGTSVLLVEQNAHMALSISDFAYVIDAGSIVKGGASKELVSDTFVQTVYLGV; this is encoded by the coding sequence GTGCTGTCGGTCGAAGATCTGCATGTGGCCTGGGGAGATATTGAGGTCGTACACGGGGTCGATTTCGCCGCCAGGGAAGGCGGAATCACGGTCATCCTTGGGCCAAACGGAGCGGGAAAGACGTCCATCATGAAGGCAGTCATGGGGATGGCCCGGATAACAAAGGGAGTAATTCGCTTTGAAGGTGTGGACATTACGCGTTTGAGCACCAAGGAGCGGATGCGGCGGGGAATCGCTCTTTGCCCAGAAGGGAGGCTCGTCTTTCCTGCTCTCTCGGTCAGGGAAAACCTGGAACTCGGCGCCTATTTGAGGGCGGATAAGTCGGGCATTCAGGAGGATCTCGACCGCTTCTTCACCTGGTTTCCGATTCTAAAGGAACGGTGTAATCAACCGGCGGGAAATCTGAGCGGCGGGGAACAGCAGATGCTTGCCGTCGCGCGCATGCTGATGTCGCGCCCGAAACTGGCCCTGCTCGATGAGCCCTCACTGGGACTGGCACCTATGCTGGTGGAAAGAATTGGAGAATACATCCGGAGGATTAACCAAGAAGGCACGTCCGTCTTGCTGGTTGAGCAAAATGCTCATATGGCTCTCTCCATTTCCGATTTTGCCTACGTGATAGATGCCGGTTCCATCGTGAAGGGAGGTGCCAGTAAGGAACTGGTATCGGACACATTCGTCCAAACCGTCTACTTGGGCGTCTAA
- a CDS encoding ABC transporter substrate-binding protein, whose translation MKRAWIGILLILALVATISCVGGCGKPAADSGTQEEVGKIVIGETEPLTGPIAVYGVPECNATKLAVDEINAAGGLEVNGKKYKIELVQLDDQLNPTLAFQNVKKLVEVHGAQFLIGFTNAAMIMPAMSYIQQKKIPVVVGGAPDEIITATPNPYVFRMRPPTAYTALATGKFIYNEFGVRTMAVIGTVSEQALFKDIAEGTMKGFEAMGGKVTSVQDFKSSQQDMSAQITAALATQPDAIYALAPIESQAFVYKQLRELGYKGKIFGFSGGNVKQFTKICTVDQLEGIFDLIPAEINPTDTSINGPGADAFVENYRKAFGEDPPPVAGYTYDAMKTLAAAIQAAGTLDPDAVVRELENLAVPEGLVLQWVPVEGKLFDSSHQAYIPNAAFVFQGGKKVVYKLMDSPIAEYSKKLAEARASNK comes from the coding sequence ATGAAAAGAGCATGGATCGGTATACTCCTTATCCTAGCGCTGGTAGCGACTATTTCTTGCGTGGGCGGCTGTGGGAAACCGGCAGCCGATTCCGGTACGCAAGAAGAAGTGGGAAAGATCGTTATTGGTGAGACGGAGCCCCTGACAGGGCCGATCGCCGTTTACGGGGTACCGGAATGCAACGCTACCAAGCTTGCGGTAGACGAGATTAATGCGGCGGGTGGCCTGGAGGTAAACGGAAAGAAATACAAGATCGAGCTGGTACAACTGGATGACCAATTAAACCCCACCCTGGCATTTCAAAATGTGAAGAAACTGGTAGAGGTCCATGGTGCCCAGTTCCTTATCGGTTTCACCAACGCCGCAATGATAATGCCGGCGATGTCGTACATTCAGCAGAAGAAGATCCCCGTGGTTGTTGGGGGTGCCCCGGATGAGATAATTACGGCAACGCCGAACCCTTACGTGTTCCGGATGCGCCCGCCCACGGCCTATACGGCGTTGGCCACGGGGAAGTTCATCTACAATGAATTCGGCGTGAGGACAATGGCGGTTATCGGCACCGTTTCCGAGCAGGCGCTCTTCAAGGATATAGCCGAGGGCACAATGAAGGGGTTCGAGGCCATGGGCGGCAAAGTGACCAGCGTCCAGGACTTTAAGTCGTCGCAGCAGGATATGAGCGCCCAGATTACCGCGGCGCTGGCGACGCAGCCCGACGCCATATATGCCCTGGCGCCCATCGAGTCTCAGGCTTTTGTGTACAAGCAGCTGAGAGAACTCGGCTATAAGGGGAAGATTTTCGGTTTTAGCGGAGGCAACGTAAAGCAGTTCACCAAGATTTGCACCGTTGATCAGCTTGAGGGGATATTCGACCTCATTCCCGCCGAGATCAACCCGACGGACACGAGCATCAACGGTCCCGGTGCAGATGCATTTGTAGAAAACTACAGGAAGGCCTTCGGAGAGGATCCGCCGCCGGTAGCCGGATACACCTACGACGCCATGAAGACGTTGGCGGCCGCGATTCAGGCGGCGGGCACCCTTGACCCCGACGCCGTGGTCCGGGAACTGGAAAACCTGGCAGTGCCCGAGGGCCTTGTACTGCAATGGGTCCCGGTGGAAGGAAAGCTGTTTGACAGCAGCCATCAGGCGTATATTCCGAATGCGGCCTTCGTCTTCCAGGGCGGGAAAAAGGTGGTCTACAAACTGATGGACAGCCCCATTGCCGAATACTCGAAGAAACTCGCTGAGGCCAGGGCCAGCAACAAGTAG
- a CDS encoding branched-chain amino acid ABC transporter permease yields MLLQQLLNGLVLSGLYLLLSLGLALIFGVLEIPHFAFGAVAVTGGYVGYVLVNLLGLPVWAGIALAVVISAAIGVLLDLLPYRDVNKLPPLNAFIVALGLMTFLNNTLQLLFGPDQVQIKLHGEQLVYLGQLVLTELRVALLLVAIVIMVVTWLILRRTKIGIAVRAVAANREAAALMGIDIRRISAFVFAYTSAIGAVVGIIYGGLYSLIPTRGDNLIFFGFAAIVLAGMGNLMGTIVASVILGVFQAFMIGYVSSAFSTVAVFGLIILLLILKPMGLFGKEVRR; encoded by the coding sequence GTGCTGCTGCAGCAATTGCTGAACGGGCTGGTTCTGTCCGGTCTCTATCTGCTGCTATCGCTGGGGCTGGCCCTGATATTCGGGGTCTTGGAGATCCCGCACTTCGCCTTCGGGGCGGTGGCCGTGACCGGCGGGTACGTCGGGTACGTCCTGGTAAACCTGCTCGGCCTTCCCGTCTGGGCGGGAATTGCTTTGGCGGTCGTGATCTCGGCGGCAATCGGAGTGCTCCTGGATCTCCTCCCCTACCGCGACGTGAACAAATTACCTCCACTGAACGCATTTATCGTAGCCTTAGGCTTGATGACCTTCCTGAATAATACTTTGCAGTTACTATTCGGACCGGATCAGGTCCAGATCAAACTGCATGGGGAGCAATTGGTCTATCTGGGGCAACTGGTGCTTACCGAATTGCGCGTGGCCCTGCTCTTGGTGGCAATTGTCATCATGGTTGTGACCTGGCTGATCCTGAGAAGGACCAAGATTGGAATCGCCGTGCGCGCTGTGGCCGCCAACCGGGAAGCGGCCGCCCTAATGGGGATAGACATCAGGCGGATATCGGCCTTCGTTTTTGCGTACACCTCTGCCATCGGCGCCGTGGTAGGAATCATTTACGGCGGCTTGTATTCGCTCATCCCAACACGGGGCGACAATCTGATCTTCTTTGGGTTCGCGGCCATTGTCCTGGCCGGGATGGGCAACCTCATGGGCACTATCGTGGCCAGTGTGATCTTAGGCGTATTCCAGGCGTTCATGATCGGGTACGTCTCCAGCGCATTCTCAACGGTTGCGGTTTTTGGCCTGATTATCCTGTTGCTCATTTTGAAGCCGATGGGCCTGTTCGGCAAGGAGGTGAGACGGTGA
- a CDS encoding branched-chain amino acid ABC transporter permease, whose protein sequence is MKASIKPGIILPWLMIAVAFLIPAITSNSFYQSLFIVTFIWIIVNQGFNIILGYTGYCSLVQGGLYGTAAYITAILTTAYGTSPWVAALVAVCAVTVLSLLLGLVVFRTYGQFFAILTLVMGLALYELFKNLEITGRDVGIAGVPSLLPASWPAVSYYYLVLLIMLGAVAFALWLRKTRLGYALRGIGANEKLAASVGISLYKYKIAALVLASVYSGIGGVLYAYYMNFVSPEPFSVTASLYMLLAVVIGGTGTIAGPIVGSFLLVFLPAWMQELEAYQLTIYGLVVILMIRFMPRGLVSIGSYVKGTSPAESAGQ, encoded by the coding sequence GTGAAGGCATCCATCAAACCGGGCATTATTCTTCCCTGGCTGATGATAGCCGTGGCCTTCCTGATTCCGGCGATTACGAGCAACTCCTTTTATCAGTCGCTGTTTATCGTAACCTTCATATGGATCATAGTGAATCAAGGCTTCAACATCATTCTGGGATACACCGGTTATTGCTCCCTGGTTCAGGGCGGGCTGTACGGTACGGCCGCGTACATCACCGCGATCCTTACGACCGCGTACGGTACAAGCCCTTGGGTGGCAGCCCTCGTCGCCGTCTGTGCCGTCACCGTGCTCTCATTGTTGCTGGGCCTAGTGGTTTTCCGGACGTACGGGCAGTTCTTTGCCATCCTCACCCTGGTAATGGGGCTGGCGCTGTACGAGCTCTTCAAGAATCTCGAGATCACCGGTAGGGATGTGGGGATCGCGGGGGTCCCGAGCCTGCTCCCCGCGTCGTGGCCGGCGGTGTCTTATTATTATCTGGTTCTGCTCATTATGCTGGGTGCCGTGGCCTTTGCCCTATGGCTGCGGAAGACCCGGCTGGGCTACGCCCTAAGGGGAATTGGGGCCAACGAAAAACTGGCGGCGAGCGTCGGTATTTCGCTCTACAAATATAAAATCGCCGCGCTCGTCCTGGCATCGGTGTATTCGGGGATAGGCGGTGTCCTTTACGCATATTACATGAACTTTGTAAGCCCGGAGCCCTTTAGTGTCACCGCCTCGCTCTACATGCTGCTCGCGGTGGTGATTGGGGGTACCGGAACGATCGCCGGGCCGATCGTAGGATCGTTTCTATTGGTGTTTCTGCCTGCCTGGATGCAGGAGTTGGAGGCTTACCAGCTGACGATATACGGGTTAGTGGTAATTCTGATGATCAGATTTATGCCCCGGGGGCTGGTCAGCATCGGGAGTTATGTGAAAGGAACGAGCCCGGCGGAGTCCGCCGGCCAGTGA